CTGCTTGTTTAACTTAGCAAAGAAGAAAACcagttattttcctgttttagtCATAACTGATGGTGTAATAGTGACTAATTAGAGGATTACACTTTTCAGATTACAGGTTAGTAAACAAGCATCTCAAATATTAGTGCCAGAGCTCTTGCCAGTCGACATCAAGAGGGacacgataaataaaagatcATCATGAAATGCATGGATATTTTTGGGAGGGAAAATGATGGGACAGGATGTTTATAGAGCCACTTAAGGTGCTTTAGATTAAATTTTACCTCAGCATCCATGTTGTACCTTCAGAAATTAAAACGTGATACATGCTTTATTGCTTCCTCCGTTCCAAActataaggaaaaggaaaatgtttaccTAAAGCTTCCTCTGAcccctgcatacatgtgcacacacatgcatctgtgtACACTTGAGCAGGCCTAATCATACGCAAAAGCCCTCAGTGCAGAGGAGAGTCTGTGCCTGaagcatgtaattttttttctttcaaactttgtAGCTGATATACCAACAACTGCTTACCAGCCTCCTCAAGATGCCATGGCCCAGGATGGCTCTCAGCCAATGGACACGAATATGATGGCACCTGCACTGCCCTCCGAGATCAACAGAGGAGGTAAAATGAGTTGTCAGAGTTTTGTCTGTATGTCCTGTCCAAATGTTACTTTTACTCATTTAGACCTTAAAAAGGTAGCTGTTTGAGAAACATGGAAAAAacgttttgctgttgttttaagccTAATGCAAAGAATTCTCTAGAGCCCATCTTTTTACTTAAACTCTGTCACAGTCCAATATGAGATCTCAGAATAGAATATGGAGGTCTCAGATTCCCACTGGTCTCTGAAACGTCCGTAGACAGTGCTCTGCCATTTTGTGTTACATAGTTAGGTGAAGAGAGTTTCCAGCACTGGTGGTTAGAAAACTGAACTGTCAGTCACCTCTAAAGACAATATGAGATGCTGTATGTTGACCAGTGTTGAATAATCAGCCACgatttattaattatggaaaaataaacaagcatatcTGTGTCCTTAGCATGCTAATTTGCTTTCACCTTCAATAAATGAGTAAGtgatatatattatcatatatgcatttatatacatatatgcacatatatcaaATAACTGTTTAAAATGCATCTGTCTATGATTTGTTACTAATAAATATGGGTTTGTATGGCTGTTTCACATACCTATATACACAGGAGGTTGTTAAAAATCTCTGTGCTTACTGAGATAGTCGGAGGAAATGACTGAGTCctgttttacataacaaatacATCTGTTATTTATATGCTCATGTGTTTCCACGTCTTCAGAATAGCCCCTATGCCACTTTTGGATTTTTTATTTGGGGAGCAAGATACCCTGTGTTGGGCCTGTAATGGTCATGATGAGATTATCTCTGTTACCCCCAAATAGAGacttattttgaagttttttcctttaaaatagctTAAAAATGTTCCCAGTTGGAGCCATTTAAAAATCACGTAGTATTTTCAGAGGAAAAAACTTTGACTATTCTCCTGTTGTTACCTGTGGTGGATTCCCAGAACATGGGTCAGCAAGCTACAGCCGGCACACAGATCAGCCcactttctgtttttgtaaataaagctttattagaACACACTTGTGCCCATTTGTTACGTATTATCTATGGctaggttttttttatttgttgttgtggttACAAAGGCAGAGTAGAATAGTTGTGATAAAGACCATATGTCTCACAAGATCTTCCTGgtcttttataggaaaaaaaaatgtgtccacGAGTAAGCCAGATGAATAGCATTTTTAACAATGCTGAAATCTGATAGAAGGCCTATGTGACAGATGGCACAGCCTTCTCTGGGGTTTGGCACTTGTGAATTACTAAAGCTTTGCTCCTTGAAGAGCAGCAGACAGGGAAGCATTGCCTGGAAAGAAACAAGGGAAATAGTATATTTTCAGCTAAACTacttatataaaacaaataactgGCTGGTTATGTTAAGAACACGGCAGCACTCGGAAGCACAGGCAGGCTGAACgctgtgagttagaggcctgcctggtctacaaagctacaaagaaactgtgtctcgaaaaaccacaagcaatcaaaaaaaagatgtggaagtctttctcctcctcctcctcctcctcctcctcttcctccttgtccttgtccttctCCTTTTCCATCTGCCAGTCCTGGtggattttctttccatttcttatattTGTACACTGAATCCCCATGAGTCTCATTAGAGAAATGATCAAGTTGGCAATGCTGTAGTTTGTGTGCCTGGGCTCTCAAAAGGCATGCATAAGAGGTTTTGATGCAGAAAAGGCTCTTTTCCCAGCCTTTTGGTTGAAAGCATTTAGAAGCATTTTCTGTTTGGAGATTCATCAGCCTTAAGAGATTGGGCCTAACAAGCTGCATCCTCTTGGTAAACCTGTGTAGTTTCTATTGTTGGCCCATTCTGGGAAGGGAGAGACAAACACATCCACTTGGCATGACTTGAAGCAAATAGAAGGAGGTTAGCATGGAGTCTGGATGAGAGAGATATATTTTATTCGGGATGAATGGCCAGCAGGCACGGTTTCTTCTGAGCTATAGCAAAACTGGAGCTTCAGCCATCACTAGCTCTTGTGAAGCCAAGCAGCTTCTTCATGATAGGAAGATGTTCGTTTTCAGGGCTTCGAAAAAGCAGAGGTCTGCCAAGGCTTTGCCAAAAGCAGTTCCTTTCTTCGCCAGCCCATTGGGACATCTCCGGGCCCCTCCTGTTGCTGTGCCACTTGCTTTCTCATTGGTTACTGTAATACTTGTAGGTAGTGTGCCAGCAGTAGTGATTTCAATTATTTCTATATGTTAATGAGCAAGTTATAAGTCATTTGTATTCAGCTGTTGCCGGGCCTGCTGAGCTGGTATATTGGATCTCTGCCAGTTCCCCAATGAAAGGAGAATGTCGCCCTGAGTAAGAAGTACATTGGATCTCACAGAAATGACCCGTGTGATCCTCGTAGTTGCCCCTCCCTGTCTTCATTCCACCGTGCTCAGCCAGTTTTACAATGCGGTTTCTGGTTGGGGTGCTCCAGGTGTAACTGTGAgcaaatttctttccttcttgcagATGTTCAAGCTGTTGTTTATGAGGAACCAATGCACTGGTGCTCTATTGTGTACTACGAGCTCAACAACCGCGTGGGTGATACATTCCAGGCCTCCTCCACAAGCGTGTTGGTGGATGGTTACACTGATCCTTCCAACAACAAGAACCGTTTCTGCCTTGGGCTGCTCTCCAACATTAACCGGAACTCCGCCATAGAAAACACCAGGCGACATATTGGAAAAGGTGCGTGTCCCTTTACTCATCCTGCAAACgtttatcttttcttcctctagaaGTGACCCCATCATTCTTGTGGCAAATGCCAAATGTTCAGATGCTGCTGTTTGAAGTATCTTTCTAATTCATATTATCTAGAAATTGCTCCAATCATTGATCTTAGTGGTTTTCCAACTCCCATGATATTGATAGGTGCCGGCTGACATTGCTGTGTTATTGTGGTGCACTACGCTGTCCTATATTTTGTTATAAgtgaaatatcttttaaaacaattcttacatttatttattccatgtttgtgtgcacatgcctgtatatgtgtgtaagtaccttggtcagaggacagcttgtggaagtcagttctctccttctgccatgtggatactaggaatcaaactcaagtcatcaggcttggtggcaagcacctctacccactgaaccatctcaacaTCCCAAATATCTTTCTTAGGGGACTAAACTACTAGTGGtagattaaaatatttctataatatttatgtgtatttattatatGATTAAGTCAATGAGCACATGTGTGGGTAGTGCTCAGAGCTTAGCTTTCCCTGTGGAGTAAGGAACAGGCAATCAAGAAGGGGTGTGGCATTCCTTGGAAGTGTCAGTGTAAAATCATAATTTAATGACATGACGTGTGTTTATATGCTCTTGTGCTCTTGTGTCTGTATGGGAGCCTATCTATATACCCTCTGAATATGAATGTAGTTTCTACCTTGTCTGCTGAGAAGGCAAAGATACAAAGGAGCAATAAGCACAGCTAGAGGATAGGTGAGTAACAGCAGCATGTCGGTGGCCTCCCCTAGTGGTCCTGAATGAATACCACACATGGAAGTGACTGGTGTGCATCTGTAAAAAAGGCAAACAATTGAAAAGACttaggaaaatatatttgatcTGAAAGGAGTTTTCTAtctcaacaaaaatcataaattcaactaaaggtttttaaaattctctagGTTGCATCATATACCTAAATCTAttcatatgtctgtctgtgtatctaactacacatgtttacacatatataaagtgaataaaattgaaagacaaatgagcaacaggaaaatacacaataaattatttctatctAGCTTTAAATGCAcaactcataaaaagaaagatgattaaGGGCCTACAACCCCAGTGTGGTAATAGGTGAGATGTCAAGGCATTGAGTTCGCAGGAGATACCCAAGTGGCCACTAAACCAAGAGTATGCCCAGCCCCATGTTCTAATTAAAGCAATTCCCTTTGCAGCTGTGAACACTTTGCTTTTGTGTAAGCTCAGTGTCAGTGCTGGTGTGGGTCAGCTGATCATAGCACTCACAGTGCTGATGTAACACAAGCATCTGGAAATTCATTTGGCAAAGTGGTTCAAAGGCATTCGATCCAGCCATATAACTTCCAGGAATGTCTCTTATAGATATTAGTAAAAACCATCCAGTGACATTTGTCATGACTGCAATAGTACATAATTAGTGTCAACACTGGTCTGCCGAGGGAGCCTGGTTAAAGAGTTACAGCAGCACAGTCAGAAAGAAATGTGAAagtttgaaacagagtctttaATGATTGCCAAAGGGGACACAGTACTGCAGACTGTTAATTAACAATCATTTTCCTCTGTCACTGAAAGAATGTCAATATTTTCCAcatctttatatttcatatattgtcttaattttctaaaattaaaagtcATCAATTTTGGTATCAGGGAAAggggtttttttcttcttaaaaagttttctttataattttgttcttaaatatatctctgtatatcactAGACAAAATGGATTTCTGCCGCAGTGGGTAGACCTGGTACTGGAGTCTTAGCCCTGTGTGTCTGTAGAAATGccacatggtgtttcctcagacaGTCACACTAGCGTTTTCTACTAAGCCTTTCCAGGGTCACCTTCAGGGCTCAAAGCCACACTAGCTGCCTGCTTGCTAGCATCTTCTTCCTATATCGTGATGCATAGCCAGAGGGTCCACCTTCCTTTTtgaagatttgcttttgtttattttgtgttgatagTGGGGCACAAAGCAGTCATTGGACAAATTTGCAGAATTGGTTCCCTCCTTCTTCCAGCTTTAGTAGGAGGGGATCCaggtctctgtctccttctccctgAGAAGGCAGGATATTGTCTGGTCTCCCAGCATTCTAAGTTATAAGAAGTTTTCAATTATTGTTTTTAGTACTTATTTTGGTGAGCTCCTTTTTCACACagtactttttttctatttaaaagtgTCTACTTTTAACTAGACCTCATGTCTTACAGCTTCCAGCAGCAATTCTTCAACCTGGGTTTCAACTCCTCCCTGTTTATTgatcatcccttctctctctctgaggttTTCTGAATAATTTAGCCTTGGCATAAATGCAGAAGACTTTAAGCACACAGGATACCCCAGGAAACTACAGGTTTTATATTGCTCTATTCTTAGAGTGTCCATATACTTTCAATTCTGGTTAAGCAGGACATTaaataccaaaatgaaaatgtcaaccattattatttttgagagacTTGTTACTTCCTGAACACACTGGTTATCACAAGCATAACATAGTTAGCTAGatgtctgtcagaatggctatgtgAGTGGCCAAATTTGACTCTGCCCGGGTGCCTTTCAGCCTATGACTGACATGGTCTGTCATGTCACAGCTGTCCACCTGTACTATGTTGGAGGAGAAGTGTATGCCGAATGCCTGAATGACATTCAGCATACACTCAGCATCTTTGTGCAGAGTCAGAACTGCAACTACCATCATGGGTTTCATCACACCACTGTCTGCAAGATCCCCAGTGGGTGTAGTGTGAAAATTTTCAACAACCAAGAGTTTGCTCAGATACTGGCACAGTCTGTGAACCATGGTTTTGAGACCGTGTATGAACTCACCAAAATGTGCACTATTCGAATGAGTTTCGTGAAGGTGAGCAGTACCCGCCCATCTCATTTAGGCCTGACCCCTGCCTCACCCCTGCTATTTACAATATGTATACCTGTGCCTTCCTGGTATATATTCCTATCAGTGCCCACTAAGAGCACCATTGTCCAAGAGGTTGTCATGGGAACTTAGAATATagtcctctcctcccaccatgcaggtcccagagatggaactcaggtctccaggcttggtgacaggcaccTTTATCACCCCCTGCCTCCCAGTCATCATGCTGTTTATTTCAGGTCAAGCTAATGGTTTAATAGAGTCCAGGCTGGAGCATGTCTTATTCCAGAAGCAGGCAGCCTAGTCAGTCTGTgtgtctcagcagtccttacGGCTCATATCAGCCTGGGGAGGGACAGCCTAGTGGATCTTGTCAGTTTCAGTAAAGGTTTTACgatgtctgcttcctgagttttaaGGGCTTTGCCTAGGGGGTTGAGCATTTCACCTCCCCTTAAAACATTCAGCAATTCTGGAGCTTCCCTATAAGACAGAAGGTTTTATCTTTGAAGATATTGCTACACAACATGTGTAAAAGGTGAGAGAAGAACCAACTTCACAgatttgttctctgagctccccatgcacactgtggtgtacataaacacacattcaagcaacaacaacaaaaagctgggtgcagtgcTGTGTGTAGTCCCGGCATGGGAGACAGATAGGATCCCTTAGGCTTGCTGGCCGCCAGTCTAGCCTGATTGGCAAAAGCCCAGGTGCAGCAAGAGAACTCATCTCAGAAAATACAGAGCAGTGTAATTCAAGAAGACAGCCAGTGTAGACCCCTGTACTCTCCAGGCATGGACACACAGATAAAGGGGCAAGGGATTGTTCAGTTAAAGGTGTAGGACTCTtacagtggtcctgggttcagtcccagcaaCGAGCTGGATCACGATAGCTTGTAATTCTACCTCCaggatccaacatcttctgaAATCCACAGATACCACACATTCATAGGTAAATCCATACTCAAACACGTACATATttgcacaatttttaaataaaatattaaaaaataaagccagttTGATAATACACGCCTTttattccagtgctcagaaatcagacaggtaagctctgagtttgaggtcagtttggtctacatggggagtttaggccagccagggctacccattAAGTGTATGTCTTAAAagtataagtaagtaagtaaagtgttaacataacattaatgtagtgggaaataaatatttagaatatctttttttttcgatacagggtttatctgtggttttggaggctgtcctggaactagctcttgaagaccacaatggtctcgaactcacagagatccccctgcctctgattcctgagtgctgggatctaagccgtgcaccaccacctcctgactaaaatatctttattcaaacaactactcaatgtattttaaatttgtaattatcCAAgactaataatatttatttttttatttgaaaaaaggtctcattctgtaccctgactggcctggaactcacggagatctgcctgtccctgcttcccggatgctgggattaaagtcgtgtgccactaTATAGACTAAATAGGTGATCCTGGGGTCCTCGGGTAGACATTTGGTGGAAAACATCCATCCCCCAAAATTACCCATGCTTTTCctgtatgtttattttcttgtggGACATAGCCATGAGTCTAGACATAATTATGTGAACTGATCATATGATGTTTTTACTTGGTAGAGTGACTCAATGAGATAGACAGTTAAATGACaccagtgtgctttcttttttctaggGTTGGGGAGCCAAGTACCACAGGCAGGATGTTACTAGCACCCCCTGCTGGATTGAGATACATCTGCATGGCCCTCTCCAGTGGCTGGATAAAGTTCTTACCCAGATGGGTTCACCCCACAATCctatttcctctgtgtcttaAACGGCCACTGGCTTCTGTCGCTTGCAAACTGTTGAACCTTGCATGTACTTGAAGGATGGATATGTCAGACGCGTGAAAACCTGACAAGGGAGCTTTGATAATACTTGACCTCTGTGACCAACTATTGGATTGAGAAATTAACAAACATTGGTAACATGGTGTTGATATCAAAAATCTGTTTAATTTACATTGTGACATTCTGTTGTATGATCAACTAAAATGTTGACTGTTAGCAGGagttttgtgtatagttttaaaggAGATGGCCAGGCCAGGGACAAACTATCTATTAGAAGAAGAACAATCCTGAGCAGTCCttttgttgggagtgtttggcagagtgttaCGCTGATAGTCTTTGGAATGTGTTGTTCATTAGTTCCTCGCCCACACTGAATAATCTTTCGatgggttttcataatgttttaaaactatttgtttagaaatgaatggggttctttatttttaaacccGAATCTTTATTACATAAAAAGTATTCTTTCTAAAGCTCTATGCTGGCTGTAGTGTTGTCTGAATGATGCCAGGCTTTTGCTCCTtgataaatatgtgtatacagaatatttggaaCTTAGGAATAGTCTAAATGGCTAGTGGATCTAGAAGTTATTTgtcagtggggtgggggaaaggaaatgacaactgCAAATGTAGACTGTGCCTTAAGGGTCAGTTTGTTGTCATAAATGAGCAAGCTGATGTCTGAATTTGCTGTGTTTTAGGTTTTTAGTGTTTTATCTgacttttcccctttcttttcttttatctaatCTGCTCTACACCACAGTAAAGCAGCTGGTTAATTCctgtaactgtgagaacaaatgaataatcccttttatttgcaaatcaacAGGCTTTATATTTCAGTACAGAGTATATGAAAGGCTTGAATTCAATGAGCAGTTTTAAGgagtttacaatacagacataggctttcatttccaaatgaattgtttGCCAAACCTAGTAACTAtgttcattattcacaggtttaaagaagatccctattggaatccatttcaaacattttgctttgtttgttttttggttttgttttcttttgctaattttttctattctcttctgcTCTTATACATTGAGTACTTTTATTCCAACACAGGCAGGTTTTCTCTACT
This sequence is a window from Cricetulus griseus strain 17A/GY unplaced genomic scaffold, alternate assembly CriGri-PICRH-1.0 unplaced_scaffold_206, whole genome shotgun sequence. Protein-coding genes within it:
- the LOC113838873 gene encoding LOW QUALITY PROTEIN: mothers against decapentaplegic homolog 1-like (The sequence of the model RefSeq protein was modified relative to this genomic sequence to represent the inferred CDS: substituted 1 base at 1 genomic stop codon); this encodes LKICHLSQVSCEDLASSLRWNQTLTELDLGLNILGDPGVLLCEGLRYPDCKLQTLQLGICLLGLDTCSGIAHVLQVNTCPRQLDLTFNDLGDRGLWLLGEGLRHPACRLQELCTWSSAACMTDSCGCLDSVAAVLPPVLVPRYSEYNPQHSLLAQFRNLGQNEPHMPPNATFPDSFRQPSTHPFPHSSNSSYPNSPGSSSSCSTYPHSRASSDPGSPFXMPADIPTTAYQPPQDAMAQDGSQPMDTNMMAPALPSEINRGDVQAVVYEEPMHWCSIVYYELNNRVGDTFQASSTSVLVDGYTDPSNNKNRFCLGLLSNINRNSAIENTRRHIGKAVHLYYVGGEVYAECLNDIQHTLSIFVQSQNCNYHHGFHHTTVCKIPSGCSVKIFNNQEFAQILAQSVNHGFETVYELTKMCTIRMSFVKGWGAKYHRQDVTSTPCWIEIHLHGPLQWLDKVLTQMGSPHNPISSVS